One Polaribacter sp. SA4-12 genomic window carries:
- a CDS encoding DUF1569 domain-containing protein, producing the protein MKTVNTSTLENRLKTLESYIPHSKSVDVTISKADVAWHLDHSLKVLNAVAKSMETSDPTLFRNNFTFIGKICLKIGFFPRGKAKAPKYVKPPEVILDSAIVSQLAEARQHIKGINNLEDNAYFRHPLFGHINKKRVFRFMDTHTKHHLKIVKSILKK; encoded by the coding sequence ATGAAAACCGTAAATACTTCAACTTTAGAAAACAGATTAAAAACTTTAGAAAGTTATATTCCACATAGTAAAAGTGTAGATGTAACTATTTCTAAAGCTGATGTTGCATGGCATTTAGATCACAGTTTAAAAGTGTTAAATGCTGTGGCAAAAAGTATGGAAACTTCAGATCCAACATTATTCAGAAATAACTTTACCTTCATCGGAAAAATATGTCTTAAAATTGGTTTTTTTCCAAGAGGAAAAGCGAAAGCACCAAAATATGTAAAACCACCAGAAGTAATTTTAGATTCAGCAATTGTTTCACAATTAGCAGAAGCAAGACAACATATAAAAGGAATTAATAATTTAGAAGACAATGCTTATTTCAGACATCCATTATTCGGACATATAAATAAGAAGAGAGTTTTCCGTTTTATGGATACACATACAAAGCATCACCTAAAGATTGTAAAGAGTATTTTAAAAAAGTAG
- a CDS encoding YifB family Mg chelatase-like AAA ATPase — MLVKVYGSAVFGIEATTIIVEVNIDKGIGYHLVGLPDNAVRESSYRISAALNNNSYKLPGKKIIINMAPADIRKEGASYDLTLAVGILSASNQIKSDKIDEYVIMGELSLDGSLQPIRGALPIAIKAREEGFKYLILPKENAKEAAIVDELEVLGVENILEVINHFNGDQKIEPTIVDTRAEFYKNIDFPEFDFSDVKGQESIKRCMEIAAAGGHNIILIGPPGSGKTMLAKRLPSILPPMTLHEALETTKIHSVVGKTKKEGLLYQRPFRSPHHTISNVALVGGGQYPRPGEISLSHNGVLFLDELPEFKRDVLEVMRQPLEDREVTISRAKFTVTYPSSFMLVASMNPSPSGFFNDPNSPMTSSPQEMQRYLSKISGPLLDRIDIHIEVTPVPFSKLSEERKGESSVDIRARVTASREIQSERFKDFENVHYNAQMSVKQIREFCKLSEESKTLLKTAMEKLNLSARAYDRILKVSRTIADLANSKDITPDQIAEAIQYRSLDRDGWLG; from the coding sequence ATGCTTGTTAAAGTCTATGGTTCTGCCGTTTTTGGTATAGAAGCCACCACAATTATTGTAGAAGTAAATATTGATAAAGGTATAGGCTATCATTTAGTCGGTTTACCAGATAACGCTGTTCGTGAAAGTTCCTATCGGATTTCTGCCGCTTTAAATAACAATAGTTACAAACTTCCTGGTAAGAAAATCATCATTAATATGGCGCCTGCTGATATTAGAAAAGAAGGTGCTTCTTATGATTTAACTTTAGCTGTAGGGATTTTGTCTGCTTCTAATCAAATAAAGTCAGACAAGATTGATGAGTATGTAATTATGGGCGAACTATCTTTAGACGGAAGTTTACAACCTATAAGAGGCGCTTTACCTATTGCCATAAAAGCAAGAGAAGAAGGTTTTAAATATTTAATTCTACCAAAAGAAAACGCTAAAGAAGCTGCAATTGTAGATGAGTTGGAAGTTTTAGGTGTAGAAAATATTCTGGAAGTAATCAATCATTTTAATGGTGATCAAAAAATTGAACCCACTATTGTAGATACAAGAGCTGAATTTTATAAAAACATCGATTTCCCAGAGTTTGATTTTTCTGATGTTAAAGGGCAAGAATCTATAAAACGTTGCATGGAAATTGCTGCTGCAGGTGGACATAATATTATTTTGATTGGTCCTCCAGGATCTGGAAAAACAATGTTAGCGAAAAGATTGCCTTCTATTTTACCTCCGATGACTTTACACGAAGCTTTAGAAACCACAAAAATTCATTCTGTGGTTGGTAAAACTAAAAAAGAAGGATTGCTTTACCAACGTCCTTTTAGAAGTCCTCATCACACAATTTCGAATGTAGCACTTGTTGGTGGAGGACAATATCCAAGACCAGGAGAAATTTCTTTGTCTCATAATGGTGTTTTATTTTTAGATGAATTGCCAGAGTTTAAAAGAGATGTTTTAGAAGTTATGCGTCAACCTTTAGAAGATAGAGAAGTTACTATTTCTAGAGCAAAGTTTACAGTTACATATCCAAGTAGTTTTATGTTGGTAGCAAGTATGAATCCTAGTCCTTCAGGATTTTTTAACGACCCCAATAGCCCGATGACATCTTCTCCACAAGAAATGCAACGTTATTTGAGTAAAATATCAGGGCCTTTGTTAGATAGAATCGACATTCATATTGAAGTGACTCCTGTTCCATTTTCAAAACTATCCGAAGAAAGAAAAGGAGAATCTAGTGTAGATATTAGAGCACGAGTTACAGCATCTAGAGAAATACAATCTGAACGTTTTAAAGATTTTGAAAACGTACATTATAATGCACAAATGAGCGTAAAGCAGATTCGTGAATTTTGTAAATTATCTGAAGAAAGTAAAACACTTTTAAAAACTGCGATGGAAAAATTAAACCTTTCTGCAAGAGCTTATGACAGGATTTTAAAAGTATCTAGAACAATCGCAGATTTAGCAAATTCTAAAGATATTACTCCTGATCAAATTGCAGAAGCAATACAATATAGAAGTTTAGATAGAGATGGTTGGTTGGGTTAA
- the ahcY gene encoding adenosylhomocysteinase, which produces MSKDTAYVPFKVKDISLADWGRKEIKLAEAEMPGLMSLREEYGDSQPLAGARIAGCLHMTIQTAVLIETLQALGAEVTWSSCNIFSTQDQAAAAIAATGTAVYAWKGLSEEEFDWCIEQTLFFGEDKKPLNLILDDGGDLTNMVLDRYPELAAGINGLSEETTTGVHRLYDRVKAGTLPMPAINVNDSVTKSKFDNKYGCKESAVDAIRRATDIMLAGKRVTVCGYGDVGKGTAASFKGAGSIVTVTEIDPICALQAAMDGFEVKRLETVVGNSDIIITTTGNKDIIQGRHFEAMKDKVIVCNIGHFDNEIDMAWLNKNHGNTKDTIKPQVDKYNINGNDIILLAEGRLVNLGCATGHPSFVMSNSFTNQTLAQIELWTNRDAYGNDVYMLPKHLDEKVANLHLAKIGVELTELRPDQASYIGVTVEGPFKPEHYRY; this is translated from the coding sequence AATTAAATTGGCAGAAGCTGAAATGCCTGGGTTAATGAGCTTGAGAGAAGAATATGGAGATTCTCAACCATTAGCAGGTGCTAGAATTGCTGGTTGTTTACACATGACAATTCAAACTGCAGTTTTAATTGAAACTTTACAAGCTTTAGGAGCAGAAGTTACTTGGAGTTCTTGTAATATTTTTTCTACACAAGATCAAGCTGCTGCTGCAATTGCTGCAACAGGAACAGCTGTTTACGCTTGGAAAGGATTAAGTGAAGAAGAATTTGATTGGTGTATAGAACAAACTTTATTCTTTGGAGAAGATAAAAAACCATTAAACTTAATTTTAGATGATGGTGGAGATTTAACAAACATGGTTTTGGATCGTTATCCAGAATTAGCTGCAGGAATCAACGGTTTATCAGAAGAAACTACAACAGGAGTTCACAGATTGTATGATAGAGTAAAGGCAGGAACTTTACCAATGCCAGCAATTAATGTAAACGATTCTGTTACAAAATCTAAATTTGATAATAAATATGGTTGTAAAGAATCTGCAGTAGATGCAATTCGTAGAGCAACAGATATTATGTTAGCAGGTAAACGTGTAACTGTTTGTGGTTATGGTGATGTTGGTAAAGGTACAGCAGCTTCTTTTAAAGGAGCAGGTTCTATTGTAACGGTTACAGAAATCGATCCTATTTGTGCTTTACAAGCAGCAATGGATGGTTTTGAAGTGAAGCGTTTAGAAACTGTTGTTGGTAATTCTGATATTATTATTACAACTACAGGAAACAAAGATATTATTCAAGGTCGTCATTTCGAAGCAATGAAAGACAAAGTAATCGTTTGTAATATTGGACATTTCGATAACGAAATTGACATGGCTTGGTTAAACAAAAACCATGGTAATACAAAAGATACTATTAAACCACAAGTTGATAAATATAACATCAACGGAAACGATATTATTCTTTTAGCAGAAGGACGTTTAGTAAACTTAGGTTGTGCAACAGGTCATCCAAGTTTTGTAATGTCTAACTCATTTACAAATCAAACTTTGGCTCAAATAGAACTTTGGACTAACAGAGATGCTTACGGAAACGACGTGTATATGTTACCAAAACATTTAGATGAAAAAGTAGCAAACTTACACTTAGCAAAAATAGGAGTTGAGCTTACAGAATTAAGACCAGATCAAGCATCATATATTGGTGTAACAGTAGAAGGTCCTTTTAAGCCAGAACACTATAGATACTAA
- a CDS encoding DNA/RNA non-specific endonuclease produces MKKKTLLSIISVVILIAVYGYEQFLNSNEEGVLIEAGKTPKAITNQYFLPTSTTNQVVHHENYSLSYSEKHEQAEWVAYELKTAHLSKTNHKRPYFQIDNAVKTKAAHWRNYKKSGFDKGHLCPAGDRRFAKSAHDETFLTSNISPQEHQFNAGIWNRLEQKVRYWAKKNDGIFVITGGVLENNLKTIGSESVSVPEQFYKVILDKTNGSIKMLAFLMPHKESNLPLYKFVVSVDKIEALTGIDFFKELDDSIEDTLEKSSSYKNWSF; encoded by the coding sequence TTGAAGAAAAAAACATTGCTTTCTATAATTTCTGTAGTTATTTTAATTGCAGTTTATGGTTACGAACAATTTTTAAATTCTAATGAAGAAGGCGTTCTAATAGAAGCAGGTAAAACACCAAAAGCAATAACAAACCAGTATTTTTTACCAACAAGTACTACTAATCAAGTTGTACATCATGAAAATTACTCGTTATCATATAGTGAAAAACACGAACAAGCAGAATGGGTTGCTTACGAGTTAAAAACTGCACATTTAAGTAAAACAAACCACAAAAGACCTTATTTTCAAATAGACAATGCTGTAAAAACGAAAGCGGCACATTGGCGTAATTATAAAAAGTCTGGTTTCGATAAAGGGCATTTATGTCCGGCAGGAGACAGACGTTTTGCAAAGTCGGCACATGACGAAACCTTTTTAACAAGTAATATTAGTCCGCAAGAACATCAGTTTAACGCAGGCATTTGGAATCGTTTAGAACAGAAAGTACGTTATTGGGCAAAGAAAAACGATGGTATTTTTGTAATTACAGGTGGTGTTTTAGAAAATAATTTAAAAACAATTGGTAGCGAATCTGTTTCTGTACCAGAACAATTTTATAAAGTAATCTTAGACAAAACAAACGGTAGCATTAAAATGTTGGCTTTTTTAATGCCTCATAAAGAATCAAACTTGCCTTTGTACAAATTTGTAGTTTCTGTAGATAAAATAGAAGCGTTAACAGGTATCGATTTCTTTAAAGAATTAGACGATTCTATCGAAGATACCTTAGAAAAATCTAGCAGTTATAAAAACTGGAGTTTTTAG
- a CDS encoding DMT family transporter, translated as MKSSTAILYMIISVIAFSLMNAVVKYLGAFHAYQIVFFRSIGTLMFTIPLILKAKIPILGNNKKWLFLRGLFGVISLTCFFQSLNYLAVGTAVSIRYTSPIFAAIFALIFLKERVKPIQWVLFLIAFIGVLIIKGFGTDMHSLGLFFIILSAVFLGLIFVVIRKIGNSENPLVIINYFMVMAFVFGGIMSINHWKTPNLTEWLLLLSLGVFGYFGQLYMTKALQSHETNVIAPLKYLEVVFMIIIGAFWFDEVYNLWTLLGIFLIMLGLIYNIYLKRKKG; from the coding sequence ATGAAAAGTTCTACTGCAATACTTTATATGATAATTAGCGTAATCGCTTTTTCTTTAATGAATGCTGTTGTAAAATATTTAGGTGCATTTCATGCGTACCAAATTGTTTTTTTTAGATCTATAGGGACTTTAATGTTTACGATTCCGTTAATTTTAAAAGCTAAAATTCCAATTTTAGGAAACAATAAAAAGTGGTTGTTTTTAAGAGGACTTTTTGGTGTAATCTCTTTAACGTGCTTCTTTCAATCATTAAATTATTTAGCAGTTGGTACAGCTGTTTCAATACGATATACTTCTCCCATTTTTGCTGCGATTTTTGCTTTAATATTTTTAAAAGAAAGAGTGAAACCTATTCAGTGGGTGTTGTTTTTAATTGCTTTTATAGGTGTTTTAATTATAAAAGGATTTGGCACAGACATGCATTCTCTAGGGTTGTTTTTTATAATACTATCAGCAGTATTTTTAGGTTTAATATTTGTTGTGATTCGTAAAATTGGAAATTCAGAAAACCCATTAGTTATTATTAATTATTTTATGGTAATGGCTTTCGTTTTTGGAGGTATAATGTCTATTAATCATTGGAAAACTCCCAATCTAACAGAATGGTTACTTCTACTGAGTTTAGGTGTTTTTGGGTATTTTGGTCAATTGTATATGACAAAAGCATTACAATCTCATGAAACAAATGTAATTGCTCCTTTAAAGTATTTAGAAGTTGTTTTTATGATTATAATTGGTGCTTTTTGGTTTGATGAAGTTTATAACTTATGGACCTTATTAGGTATCTTTCTTATAATGCTAGGTTTAATATATAACATCTATTTAAAAAGAAAGAAAGGTTAG
- a CDS encoding phosphoenolpyruvate carboxylase has protein sequence MNNLPKLDRFNENVLSKYQIYNSIFTTLPFDTIDDTGVLLPLLHKVCEKGFELEKNPTEIVDHFFEKYQENPTEKEKTDLLFRFIQFIERQVVLFDAVEDAAYPVINNMNGFGTLRNSKDAAYLNNKKDELKAHLEDFKVRIVLTAHPTQFYPGSVLGIITDLDKAIQKDDLLLIRKLLAQLGKTPFYKKVKPSPFNEAVSLIWYLEHVFYHSIPKIYNYIQHHIYDGKPIENEIIDLGFWPGGDRDGNPFVTTKITLDVAERLRQTILKSYYRDVRRLKRRFTFDGVQEILARVEKRLYKHVIRSYVEINFSQKILLEELYAAREIIVNEHQSLFVEELNDVINKVRIFGFHFATLDIRQDSRVHHHAFVQIVEDLQKTGDTTFPKNYLSLSEEEQVEVLSVVKGKIDPSILTDEDSVKTIESIYALKEIQHRNGERGANRYIISNNQTALHVMETFAMLNLCGFENELPVDVIPLFETVEDLENAEEVMRTLYSNKVYRYHVSKRKDKQTIMLGFSDGTKDGGYLMANWGIFKAKEALTRISREFDIEVIFFDGRGGPPARGGGKTHQFYASLGPTIEDKEIQLTIQGQTISSNFGTENSSQYNLEQLISSGIKNEVFTKDQLNDKHRDLIDDMAATSYQTYVDFKNHDKFLPYLEKMSTLKYYAKTNIGSRPSKRSNSDTLDFSALRAIPFVGSWSQLKQNVPGFYGVGTALKKYEDAGRFDEIIEFYNASDFFRTLLENSMMSLTKSFFGLTSYMADDEEFGEFWKLIFAEYETTKRLLLKLTGESELMENFPVGKASIVMREEIVLPLLTIQQFALKKIQELQKTNGSQKDIEVYEKMVMRSLFGNINASRNSA, from the coding sequence ATGAACAACTTACCTAAGTTAGATCGATTTAATGAAAACGTACTGTCTAAATATCAAATTTATAACAGTATTTTCACAACGCTACCTTTTGACACTATAGATGATACTGGGGTATTATTACCACTTTTGCATAAAGTTTGTGAAAAAGGTTTTGAATTAGAAAAAAATCCTACAGAAATTGTAGATCATTTTTTTGAAAAATATCAGGAAAATCCAACTGAAAAAGAAAAAACAGATTTACTTTTTCGTTTTATTCAATTTATAGAACGTCAAGTAGTATTGTTTGATGCTGTAGAAGATGCTGCTTACCCAGTAATAAATAATATGAATGGATTTGGAACACTTAGAAATTCTAAAGACGCTGCATATCTTAACAATAAGAAAGACGAATTAAAAGCCCATTTAGAAGATTTTAAAGTTCGTATTGTGTTAACTGCGCATCCAACTCAATTTTACCCAGGTTCAGTTTTGGGTATTATTACAGATTTAGATAAGGCGATACAAAAGGATGATTTATTACTCATCAGAAAGTTATTAGCTCAACTAGGAAAAACTCCTTTCTATAAAAAAGTAAAACCATCCCCTTTTAATGAAGCTGTAAGTTTAATCTGGTATTTAGAGCATGTATTTTATCACTCTATACCAAAAATTTACAATTACATTCAACATCATATTTACGATGGTAAACCAATAGAAAATGAAATTATTGATCTTGGTTTTTGGCCAGGTGGAGATAGAGATGGAAACCCATTTGTAACTACAAAAATCACATTAGATGTTGCAGAAAGATTGCGTCAAACAATTTTAAAAAGCTATTACAGAGATGTAAGACGTTTAAAAAGACGTTTTACTTTTGATGGTGTTCAAGAAATTTTAGCAAGAGTAGAAAAAAGATTATACAAGCATGTAATTAGAAGCTATGTTGAAATTAACTTTTCTCAAAAAATTCTTTTAGAAGAATTATATGCTGCAAGAGAAATTATTGTAAACGAACATCAATCTTTATTTGTTGAGGAGTTAAATGATGTAATCAACAAAGTTAGAATTTTTGGTTTCCACTTTGCAACATTAGATATTAGACAAGATAGTAGAGTGCATCACCATGCATTTGTACAAATTGTAGAAGACTTACAAAAAACTGGAGATACAACGTTCCCTAAAAATTATTTAAGTCTTTCTGAAGAAGAACAAGTTGAGGTTTTATCTGTTGTAAAAGGTAAAATTGATCCAAGTATTTTAACGGATGAAGATTCTGTTAAAACCATAGAATCTATTTACGCGTTAAAAGAGATTCAACATAGAAATGGAGAGCGTGGAGCAAACCGTTACATTATTAGTAACAACCAAACTGCTTTACACGTAATGGAAACATTTGCAATGTTAAACTTATGTGGTTTTGAAAATGAATTACCTGTAGATGTAATTCCGCTTTTTGAAACTGTAGAAGATTTAGAAAACGCAGAAGAAGTAATGAGAACTTTATATTCTAATAAAGTTTATAGATATCACGTATCTAAAAGAAAAGACAAACAAACGATTATGCTTGGTTTCTCTGACGGAACAAAAGATGGTGGTTATTTAATGGCAAACTGGGGAATCTTTAAAGCAAAAGAAGCTTTAACAAGAATTTCTAGAGAATTTGACATTGAAGTAATTTTCTTTGACGGACGTGGTGGACCACCTGCACGTGGAGGAGGAAAAACACACCAGTTTTATGCTTCTTTAGGCCCAACAATTGAAGATAAAGAAATTCAATTAACAATTCAAGGACAAACAATTAGTTCTAATTTTGGTACTGAAAATTCTTCTCAATATAACTTAGAACAATTAATAAGTTCTGGTATTAAAAACGAAGTTTTTACCAAAGATCAGTTAAATGATAAACATAGAGATTTAATAGATGATATGGCAGCAACAAGCTACCAAACCTATGTAGATTTCAAAAATCATGATAAATTTTTACCGTATTTAGAAAAAATGAGTACGTTAAAATATTATGCAAAAACCAATATTGGAAGTAGACCAAGTAAGCGTTCTAATTCTGATACGTTAGATTTCTCTGCACTTAGAGCAATTCCTTTTGTAGGAAGTTGGAGTCAGTTAAAACAAAACGTTCCTGGTTTTTATGGAGTTGGAACTGCATTAAAAAAATATGAAGACGCTGGTAGATTTGATGAAATTATTGAATTTTACAATGCTTCAGATTTCTTTAGAACACTGTTAGAAAATAGTATGATGAGTTTAACAAAATCTTTCTTCGGATTAACATCTTACATGGCAGATGATGAAGAGTTTGGAGAATTTTGGAAATTGATTTTTGCAGAATACGAAACAACTAAAAGATTACTTTTAAAGCTTACAGGAGAATCTGAATTGATGGAAAACTTCCCAGTAGGAAAAGCATCCATTGTAATGAGAGAAGAAATTGTATTGCCTTTATTAACAATACAACAATTTGCTTTAAAGAAAATTCAAGAACTTCAAAAAACGAACGGAAGCCAGAAAGATATTGAAGTTTATGAAAAAATGGTAATGCGTTCTTTATTTGGAAATATTAATGCAAGTAGAAATTCTGCTTAA